Proteins encoded by one window of Bactrocera oleae isolate idBacOlea1 chromosome 4, idBacOlea1, whole genome shotgun sequence:
- the Ice1 gene encoding little elongation complex subunit 1, translated as MTDEEHTFNYDDLNLEFLELSPPRKKEIQKAVTATTYTHSFRANSYKAKDLAQRVAQSDELVNKIELLKRENSDIQQKLRDFQKSANQIHKLYENEKKKCLDLQMQFQNVELKSNDLHEHCARLDNEVAEKKMQLEQLEAQLDNTIGPLSYTELAIKYLKLMQKLNEDETMKSYDKPLLDALSNYCEQRGMKVPIIKVKAKNKRKLRKDKDIQCNLLNASDTFVSRQVHAASTQTSVMQSNHMHTQTVAPLVRDIQTQTKQTEKILTNSTQNQAVQTRLIEFHSQGTQHISTTTTRGTSTSCFIKKHNVGTIFPEPKLIPLEATLVDKFFEVWNVSPLSPISDPISETRFNEFKLSDPPPLPDTSKSTGTCTYLCNVHRQIDYIPIMKPIKRSQSSSPSPFIYDNLKYEVNATPTSTPPPSASLSTTQLNENAETAGLPTNSNISNISNLDPMISSLTNLPEMHPEVFSTVWQMAGQMFMGLLYPPTSNHLRAQQFNRSGDSHNLQQFHNWIHTLYESRQISQQQTASPLPTQCEQQINRRENTFDFSRVINMNVTQSSDVSTQIEGTPREIGFGGNINVMSYLSNNNISTDGTTQTGCDDLEKLIFKEPLEIPKRSVKQVRGQKIGTEEPIYTRKRKENRKRKHRNKTKKAKLVATSIINNETDSKSDDGTVTVDRNEKHFVTAVEFCANLYSFNQDHHIENDQNGAIMDSIYSAHLEDDYSIESVNIKHTGDEKLNNTINDLDISAGNSLCVNENPLSLLQDKSSANIVLSEHIKVPELSDSEKSKCDNFEIIEARCLIENQPKVCEEQTKQKLHFAYKIFGSDSDDSDIDIVNTNNSLQQKQQHTSSTTQFDNNIFITNDVNTEISAVLKKPDESIHCKERLIDNRLEETQNIEIIPDISESTHNQEELKEKDAEFSSMKFTDPFQQINIAADISIHHEEVHKFELLNILSPNTNELTKRTENHDIADTYNHQFSMKAADSQQNEAISLTSTTTASIHPLYNSHSENEEVDEPILVIVEGSPQNITKNRTHSDSSIDYDAASDDRITQTCSKSASPTSSSGCDISVLPEGSVVDNLLANAPTTQLVTSILSESANGQKVPCKRGRKRKSSMTAITFCKRSARLRDKQKRDNPLSSDEGLSSPTKDSNDQENLSTQRINNYSCKDNESNLSNLTSLYQAKDKTFQSSTNEHTNDQFTIYNEMKQRSNKGGNCEAQIISEVQVSTNDTFENINPAADTSNAIVNKPFALTQQIVKRVSTIEYTLPSSPELSLEISLQNPELNSTINHLDLESPNSPPPETVSENSLADMQLTPIIPLEMNRSHYPSSQKRSVLQNFISKYSFELFAIITGKRKENAVESKIAIQIANFLDTTRDQVDVTAATLAASLLEQMADCEILASLIIDQICKSPRPEIELNCELARVPPKYIGTHLRLISIVLRHLQQKCPEIIAALLQKIENRLFNYQRNERLSINILLNLTQLYLVVIPLHNAAHNPARLFIAKCLYYHNKLASPMIYEVLCWYPTTLPHREESNYDKSDALITVIQHLLMATTYDMDTKDLRHKELLSMLRFEYHFEPFKPKALEVLTNLVTKLKTGKLTNLMYAFAICCKRNSKLVNILLQQQLLPLAEEYYKRVQHTNEYDERIAALLDCISVVVKPLPLTTDISTYFSIFERFLCAVQRPVVQEAAILAILRFQRFGQKRCFHALADFKPHYPLQMLTTNALKTFIHRKPLKYWNGLMQQTISN; from the exons ATGACCGACGAGGAGCATACATTCAATTACGATGATTTAAACTTGGAATTTTTGGAGCTTTCACCaccaagaaaaaaagaaattcagAAAGCTGTCACGGCTACAACCTATACGCATTCTTTTCGCGCCAATTCGTATAAAGCAAAGGATCTGGCGCAAAGAGTTGCACAAAGTGATGAACtggttaataaaattgaattgttGAAAAGGGAAAATTCAGATATCCAGCAGAAGCTTAGAGATTTTCAGAAATCGGCCAATCAAATTCACAAActatatgaaaatgaaaaaaagaaatgtttggATTTGCAAATGCAATTCCAAAATGTGGAGCTCAAATCAAATGATCTGCACGAACATTGCGCACGGTTGGATAATGAAGTGGCCGAGAAAAAAATGCAGTTGGAACAATTAGAAGCTCAATTAGATAACACAATAGGTCCCTTAAGCTATACGGAATTAGCAATCAAATATCTGAAATTAATGCAAAAACTGAATGAAGATGAAACAATGAAATCGTATGACAAGCCACTTTTAGATGCTTTAAGTAATTACTGTGAACAAAGAGGTATGAAAGTACCtattataaaagtaaaagctaaaaataaacgTAAACTTAGAAAAGATAAAGATATTCAGTGTAATCTGCTGAACGCTTCAGATACATTTGTTTCAAGGCAAGTCCATGCAGCATCCACACAGACTTCAGTAATGCAAAGCAAccacatgcacacacaaacgGTAGCGCCATTAGTGAGAGATATCCAAACACAAACAAAGCAAACAGAGAAAATCCTAACCAATAGTACGCAGAATCAAGCGGTACAAACACGTTTAATTGAATTTCATTCTCAGGGAACACAACATATATCTACTACAACAACACGGGGTACATCAACTTCATGCTTtatcaaaaaacataatgtcGGTACAATTTTTCCAGAACCAAAGTTAATTCCATTAGAAGCAACATTGGTTGATAAATTCTTTGAAGTATGGAACGTTTCACCGCTTAGTCCAATATCCGATCCAATTTCGGAAACACGATTTAATGAATTTAAGTTATCAGATCCTCCTCCATTGCCTGATACATCTAAGTCTACAGGCACTTGCACTTATTTATGTAATGTGCATCGCCAAATAGATTATATTCCAATTATGAAACCAATTAAACGCTCACAATCCAGTTCACCTTCGCCGTTTATATatgataatttaaaatatgaagtCAATGCCACTCCAACATCTACGCCACCACCATCAGCATCTCTATCGACAACACAGCTTAACGAAAACGCCGAAACAGCAGGTTTACCGACAAACAGTAATATAAGCAATATTAGTAACTTGGATCCAATGATAAGCTCATTAACGAACCTTCCCGAAATGCATCCAGAAGTATTTTCTACAGTTTGGCAAATGGCTGGTCAAATGTTTATGGGACTTTTATACCCGCCTACCAGTAACCACTTGCGAGCGCAACAGTTTAATAGGTCTGGTGATTCACATAACTTGCAACAGTTTCATAATTGGATACATACATTATACGAATCTAGGCAAATTTCACAGCAACAAACGGCATCACCGTTACCAACACAATGTGAGCAACAAATAAACAGAAGGGAAAACACCTTCGATTTCAGTAGAGTAATTAATATGAACGTAACACAATCCAGCGATGTTTCAACACAAATTGAAg GTACACCGAGAGAAATCGGCTTTGGTGGCAACATAAATGTAATGAGTTATCttagcaataataatattagtacAGATGGGACTACACAAACTGGATGTGATGATTTGGAAAAGTTAATATTTAAGGAACCACTTGAAATACCCAAACGATCCGTCAAACAAGTGCGGGGTCAGAAAATTGGCACAGAAGAACCAATATATACCAGGAAACGGAAGGAGAACAGAAAACGAAAGCATcggaataaaacaaaaaaggcaAAACTAGTCGCGACATCTATTATAAATAACGAAACCGATTCTAAATCTGATGATGGAACAGTTACAGTAGACCGAAATGAAAAACACTTTGTGACTGCTGTCGAATTTTGCGCCAATCTGTACAGTTTCAATCAAGATCACCATATAGAAAACGATCAAAATGGTGCTATAATGGATAGTATCTACTCGGCACACTTAGAAGATGATTATAGTATTGAATCTGTAAATATAAAGCATACTGGAGATGAAAAACTGAATAATACTATTAACGATTTAGATATTAGTGCTGGAAACTCGTTATGTGTTAATGAAAACCCATTAAGTTTGTTACAAGATAAAAGCAGTGCCAATATTGTCTTGTCTGAACACATAAAAGTACCTGAACTGTCCGACAGTGAAAAAAGCAAATGTgataatttcgaaataattgaaGCCAGATGTTTAATTGAAAATCAACCGAAAGTATGTGAAGaacaaaccaaacaaaaattgcattttgcatataaaatatttggaagTGATTCAGATGATAGCGACATTGACATTGTAAATACAAATAACtcgctacaacaaaaacaacaacatacaagTAGCACCACACAATtcgataataatatatttattacaaacgATGTTAATACTGAAATTTCTGCTGTTTTGAAAAAACCTGATGAAAGCATACACTGCAAAGAGCGTTTAATAGATAATAGGTTAGAGGAAACCCAAAACATTGAGATAATACCGGACATTTCAGAAAGTACCCATAACCAAGAAGAATTGAAGGAAAAGGATGCTGAATTCAGTAGTATGAAGTTTACAGATCCATTCCAACAAATAAACATTGCTGCAGATATTTCCATACATCATGAAGAAGTACATAAATTTGAGCTTCTAAATATTCTCTCGCCTAATACCAATGAGTTAACCAAAAGAACCGAGAATCATGATATTGCAGACACTTATAACCATCAATTTTCAATGAAAGCAGCCGACTCCCAACAAAATGAGGCTATTTCattaacatcaacaacaacagcatctaTTCATCCTTTATACAATTCACATAGCGAAAATGAAGAAGTGGACGAACCCATACTTGTTATAGTGGAAGGAAGTCCACAAAATATCACTAAAAATAGAACCCACTCCGATTCAAGTATAGACTACGATGCGGCATCCGATGATAGAATAACTCAAACATGCTCAAAAAGTGCTTCTCCTACAAGTAGCAGTGGTTGCGATATCTCTGTACTACCAGAAGGATCAGTTGTGGACAACTTATTGGCGAATGCTCCAACAACACAACTAGTCACAAGCATATTAAGTGAATCGGCAAATGGGCAGAAAGTGCCGTGTAAGCGTGGTCGTAAACGAAAAAGTTCAATGACCGCCATTACATTCTGTAAGCGCTCAGCACGTTTGCGAGATAAACAAAAGCGTGATAATCCGTTAAGCAGCGATGAGGGTTTGTCATCGCCAACAAAGGACTCAAATGATCAGGAAAACTTGTCAACCCAAAGAATTAATAATTATTCCTGTAAGGATAACGAATCAAATTTGTCCAACTTAACCAGTTTATATCAAGCCAAAGACAAAACGTTCCAATCATCAACTAACGAACATACTAACGATCAGTTTACAATATATAACGAAATGAAGCAAAGGTCAAATAAAGGCGGAAATTGTGAAGCCCAAATTATTAGTGAAGTGCAAGTTAGTACGAACGAcacatttgaaaatataaatccTGCTGCCGATACTTCAAATGCAATAGTTAACAAACCTTTTGCCTTAACACAGCAAATCGTTAAACGGGTTAGCACAATTGAGTATACCTTGCCATCCAGCCCAGAACTGAGTTTAGAAATTAGTTTGCAAAATCCTGAGCTTAATTCAACGATTAATCATTTAGATTTAGAATCACCAAACTCACCTCCACCAGAGACAGTCAGTGAAAACTCATTAGCTGACATGCAACTAACTCCAATAATTCCATTGGAAATGAACAGAAGCCATTATCCTTCCAGCCAAAAGAGGAGTGTGCTGCAAAACTTTATCAGCAAATATTCTTTTGAACTTTTTGCAATCATAACGggaaaaaggaaagaaaatgCAGTAGAATCTAAAATCGCAATTCAAATTGCAAACTTTCTGGACACAACCCGCGACCAAGTGGATGTGACAGCTGCTACACTTGCCGCATCTCTACTGGAACAAATGGCGGATTGTGAAATATTAGCCAGTCTGATAATTGATCAAATTTGCAAATCACCACGCCCCGAAATCGAGTTGAATTGTGAGTTAGCACGCGTTCCACCCAAATACATCGGTACACACTTGCGACTTATATCGATCGTGTTGCGGCACTTACAGCAAAAATGCCCAGAGATCATCGCTGCGTTGctgcaaaaaattgaaaatagacTGTTTAATTACCAGCGGAATGAAAGGTTATCAATAAACATTCTTTTGAATCTTACACAATTGTACTTGGTTGTCATACCACTCCATAATGCTGCACACAATCCGGCGCGCCTCTTCATTGCCAAATGTTTATATTATCACAACAAGTTGGCATCACCAATGATCTACGAAGTACTTTGCTGGTATCCTACAACGCTGCCACATCGCGAAGAATCTAATTATGATAAATCAGATGCACTTATCACCGTTATTCAACATTTGTTAATGGCTACAACATACGATATGGATACTAAGGATTTACGTCATAAAGAACTTCTATCAATGTTAAGATTCGAATATCACTTTGAACCCTTCAAACCAAAAGCACTCGAAGTTTTAACGAATCTAGTGACAAAACTTAAAACCGGCAAGCTAACAAATCTCATGTATGCCTTTGCCATCTGTTGCAAACGAAATTCTAAACTTGTAAACATTTTACTACAGCAACAATTATTGCCACTAGCCGAAGAATACTATAAGCGTGTGCAGCATACGAACGAATATGATGAACGTATTGCTGCTTTACTCGACTGTATATCGGTCGTGGTGAAGCCGCTGCCTCTCACAACAGATATCTCCACTTACTTTTCGATATTCGAACGCTTCCTGTGCGCTGTACAGCGTCCAGTCGTGCAAGAAGCGGCTATATTAGCCATATTGCGCTTTCAACGATTTGGTCAAAAACGCTGTTTTCATGCACTCGCAGACTTCAAACCTCATTATCCACTGCAAATGCTCACAACTAATGCGCTCAAAACTTTTATACATAGAAAGCCGTTAAAATACTGGAATGGCTTAATGCAACAAACAATTTCTAATTAA